The Halanaerobium saccharolyticum subsp. saccharolyticum DSM 6643 genomic sequence GATGGAGCCCAAACGATTGTTAAAATTGATCCAGAGCAGGAGCGTGTTTTACTTCTGCGGCATGAACCTGCAGCAATGAAACAGGATTTTATTTGTGGAAAAAAGCAGGAAGGATATTTTAAAACTGTTTATGGGGAAATTAAAATGGCAGTTAAAACAAAAAGATTAGAAATGGAGATTGGCGAAAATTCTGGTCTGATTAGAATAAATTATCAGGTTTATTTAGGTGGAGAGTTAAATGCTGAACACCATTTGAAAATAAATTATAAAATATTAAAAGGAAATTTATAGGAGGTTTATTGTTTTGCAGAAAAATTTACAGGCCGCTGTAGAAGCTGAACTAATCAGTTTTCTGGTCGAAAGTGTTAAAAAAGCTATTTTTGATGGAGATTTGGACTTGGAAAAGGTACCAGAAGTTTCAATTGAGGTACCCAGAGAAAAAGGTCATGGCGATTATGCAACCAATTTAGCAATGGTATTAGCAGGTCAGGCAGGAATGAACCCGCGCCAGATAGCAGAAATTATTGTTGAAAATTTTGAAAGTGAAATTGTCGAAGATGTTAGCATTGCTGGCCCTGGTTTTATTAATTTTAAGCTTAAAAATGCCTGGTTATGGAATAACTTAAAGATCATTACTAAAAGAGCAGAAGATTATGGTAAAATTGATGAGGGTAAAGGCAAAAGTGTACAGGTAGAATTTGTTTCTGCTAATCCAACTGGACCTTTACATGTTGGTCACAGTCGTGGGGCAGTAGTAGGAGATGTAATGGCTTCGATAATGGAAGCTGCTGGTTTCGATGTAGAAAGAGAATACTATATAAATGATGCAGGGAATCAGATGGATATTTTAGGCGAATCAACTCTTTTAAGATACCGGGAACTTTTGGGTGAAGAAATTGAAATGCCCGAAGATGTTTATGGTGGAGATTATATTAAAGAAATTGCTCAGGATTTATATGAAGAGTATGATTCAGATTTAATGGATAGAGAAGAGGCAGAAAGGCTTGAGATCTGTCGCGAATATGCATATCAAGAAATGCTTAAAAATATTGAAGCTGATTTAGAAGAATTTGGAATAGAATTTGATAGCTGGTTCAGCGAAAGGACCCTGCATCCTGATAAAATTCAGCATGCAATTGATCTGCTGCGAGAAAAAGGTTATATTTACGAAAAGGAAGGTGCAATCTGGTTTAAATCAACTGAATTTGGTGATGATAAAGATCGAGTAATTATTAAATCAGATGATTCTCCAACTTATATGGCTGCAGATATGGCTTATCATTTAGATAAACTGGAGCGTGGCTTTGATAAATTGATTAATGTTTGGGGTGCTGATCATCACGGTTATATCCCAAGGATGAAGGCAGTAATTGAAGCTTTTGGTTATGAAGAAGACAAATTAGAGGTAATTGTAGTTCAAATGGTTAATTTGCTCCGCAATGGTGAAAAACTAAAAATGTCTAAAAGAGCAGGTAGTTTTGTTACTATGACTGAGGTAAATCAAGAAGTTGGTACAGATGCAGCCCGTTATTATTATGTAATGCGCAGCACTGACAGCCATCTTGACTTCGATTTAGAATTGGCTAAAGAAGAATCAAGCAATAATCCAGTTTATTATGTCCAGTACGCTCATGCTAGAATCCACAGTATTTTAGATAATGCTGAACTTAAGGCTGATGATGAAAATCTGGATTTATTAACAAATGAGGCCGAAATCGACTTAATGAAAATGCTGGCTAAATTTCCTGAGGAAATTAAGATGATTGCAGAATCAAGACAGCCACATCATTTAACAACTTTTGCTTATGACCTTGCAACTGCTTTTCATTCATTCTATAATAATTGTCGGGTAAATACAGATAATGATAAATTAGCAGAAGCTAGGCTATATTTAGTAAATGCTGCTCGTCAGGTACTTAAAAACGTGTTAACACTGCTGGGGATTAGTGCTCCAGAACAAATGTAAATGTTTTAAGATAAATATTTATTCATTAATTTAAGATTAAAAGCGGAGGAGATAATAACATGACCAAGTATATTTTCGTGACAGGAGGAGTAGTTTCTGCTCTTGGTAAAGGGATTACAGCAGCTTCCCTGGGACGTCTACTTAAAAGCAGAGGTCTTAAAATCAGTATTCAGAAATTTGATCCTTATATTAATTATGATCCAGGTACAATGAGTCCCTATCAGCATGGTGAGGTTTTTGTAACTGATGATGGTGCGGAAACAGATCTGGATTTAGGCCATTATGAACGTTTTATTGATACTAATTTAAGTCAGAGCAACAATGTTACCACCGGTAAAATTTATGGTTCAGTTATTCAAAAGGAGCGCCGGGGAGATTATTTAGGTGCGACTGTTCAGGTGATTCCACACATTACAAATGAGATTAAAGAACGAGTAAC encodes the following:
- a CDS encoding DUF1934 domain-containing protein codes for the protein MSKNVSIKLENIQEIIDDNEPQQINNNYQGEFYIKNEKLYLSYEDDAEGMDGAQTIVKIDPEQERVLLLRHEPAAMKQDFICGKKQEGYFKTVYGEIKMAVKTKRLEMEIGENSGLIRINYQVYLGGELNAEHHLKINYKILKGNL
- the argS gene encoding arginine--tRNA ligase encodes the protein MQKNLQAAVEAELISFLVESVKKAIFDGDLDLEKVPEVSIEVPREKGHGDYATNLAMVLAGQAGMNPRQIAEIIVENFESEIVEDVSIAGPGFINFKLKNAWLWNNLKIITKRAEDYGKIDEGKGKSVQVEFVSANPTGPLHVGHSRGAVVGDVMASIMEAAGFDVEREYYINDAGNQMDILGESTLLRYRELLGEEIEMPEDVYGGDYIKEIAQDLYEEYDSDLMDREEAERLEICREYAYQEMLKNIEADLEEFGIEFDSWFSERTLHPDKIQHAIDLLREKGYIYEKEGAIWFKSTEFGDDKDRVIIKSDDSPTYMAADMAYHLDKLERGFDKLINVWGADHHGYIPRMKAVIEAFGYEEDKLEVIVVQMVNLLRNGEKLKMSKRAGSFVTMTEVNQEVGTDAARYYYVMRSTDSHLDFDLELAKEESSNNPVYYVQYAHARIHSILDNAELKADDENLDLLTNEAEIDLMKMLAKFPEEIKMIAESRQPHHLTTFAYDLATAFHSFYNNCRVNTDNDKLAEARLYLVNAARQVLKNVLTLLGISAPEQM